TCAGGTCGCCGCGCGCGGGAAAGCGCTCCATCCACCGCAGCAGCTCCGGGTCGAGCGCGGAAGCCACGCGCTCGGCCAGCGTGTGCGTGCCGTTCAGCTCCGCCAGGAAGTACGCCAGCCGCCCGCCGTCGGCCCCCGCGGCGAGGGCGATGGACGCCTCCACCATCCCGCTGCCCTCGCGAAGCTCCAGCTCCACGTCCTGCCCCGCGTCGTACTTCTTCTCCAGGTCGTGCACCCAGGTGCCGAACTGGTCGGTCCAGGCGACCACCGTGTAGAGCCAGCGGACGTTGCGGTCGACCACGAACGAGCCCGCCCAGCGGTCGTTGTCCACGAACGCCATCCGCACTTCGCGCCACTCCGCCTCGTCCTCGGGCCGGTAGCGCACGGCGGCGGCGATGGCGTCGTGCCCCTCCTTGAAGATGTCGGCGCGCACCTCCAGCGTGTCGCCCACCTCGCGCTTGATCGCGTAGCGCCCGCAGTCCAGCTCGGGCTCCACGCTCTCGATGACGACCTTCCAGCGTGCGTCGATCCCGGCCATCGGCTCTCCACCCGTTCTTGTCCGCCCGTAGGTTCCCTCGCGAAGCCCGCCGCGGGCCGCAAGCGGTGTGCCCTGGCCCGGGAATGGGATGCCAGCGGGAGATGTGCGGCGGCGCGAAGTCCATCTCACCGCGGGTGCAGCACCACGTGCGACGCTGTTCTACGGATGAACGCCGATCCCTGGCGTGGCGCGGAATCCGCCGCCCCCGGCCGGGGCGACGGAAGTGCGTCGGCGTACCCGGAGGCTCGTGGCGGGACCGAAGATGCCGTTGCGGCGTTGGTACGCTCGCGGCTCGCCGTCTGCATTGCGGCCGGGGCCGGCGCCGCTGGCGGAGCGGCGCGCCACACCGCTCGGGGGCCAGAAACAACGCATGGGGATTCGGCAGATCCTGTTCGGCCGGCGGCTCCGGTCGGACGAGCAGGAGAGACAGAAGATAGGGCCCCTGGCCGGGATACCGGTGCTGGGGCTGGACGCGCTGGCATCTGCCGCGTACGGGCCCGAGGCGGCGCTGACGGTGCTGCTGCCGCTGGGCGCGGCGGCGAGCGGGCACATCGCCCCCATCAGCGCGGTGATCCTGGTGGTGCTGGGGCTGGTGTTCGTCTCGTACCGGCAGACGATCCCCGCGTACCCGCAGGGCGGCGGCTCGTACACGGTGGCGTCCGAGAACCTGGGGATGCACGCCGGGTTGCTGGCCGCCAGCGCGCTCACCATCGACTACGTGCTGAACGTGGCGGTGGCGATCTCGGCCGGCGTGGGCGCCATCGTGTCCGCCATCCCCGTGCTGCTGCCGTACACGCTGCCGCTGTGCCTCTGCATCCTGGCGCTGCTCACGCTGGTGAACCTGCGCGGCGTGCGCGAGGCGGGGCTGCTCTTCATGGTGCCCACGTACCTGTTCGTGGCGTCGCTGGGCGTCGCGATCGCGTGGGGCGTGGCGAAGGCGTTCGCGGCGGGCGGGCACCCGGTGCCGCTGGCCCGCCCCGCGCACCCGCACGCGGCCACGGCGGCGGCTGGCGCGGCGAGCCTGTGGCTGCTGCTGCGCGCCTTCTCCAGCGGCTGCACGGCGCTCACCGGCGTGGAGGCGGTGAGCAACGGCGTCCCCCTCTTCCGCGAGCCGCGGGCGAAGAACGCGCGCCGCACGCTGGCCGGCATCTGCGGAATCCTCGCCCTGCTGCTCACGGGCATCGCGTACCTGTGCCACGCGTACGGCATCACCGCCACCACGCCCGCCGCCGCGGGCTACGAGAGCGTGCTGTCGCAGCTGGTCGCCGCCGTCGCCGGGCGCGGCACCTTCTACTACATCGCCCTCGCGTCTGTCGTCACCGTGCTGGCGCTGTCGGCCAACACCAGCTTCGCGGACTTCCCGCGGCTCTGCCGCGTGCTGGCTATCGACGGCTTCCTGCCCGCGGGCTTCTCGTACCTGGGCCGGCGCCTGGTGTACTCGCGCGGAATCGTGCTGCTGTCGCTGCTGGCGGCGGGGCTGCTCACCGTTTTCGGCGGCATCACCGACCGGCTGATCCCGCTCTTCGCCGTGGGCGCCTTCCTCGCGTTCACGCTGTCGCAGGCGGGGATGGTGATGCACTGGCGGCGCGAGGGCGGGCCGCACGCGCGGCACTCGCTGGTGCTGAACGGCGCGGGCGCGCTCGCCACGGGCGCCACGCTGGTGGTGGTGGCCGTCTCCAAGTTCGAGGAAGGGGCGTGGATCACCGTGCTCCTGCTGCCCGCGCTGGTGCTGCTGTTCAAGAGCGTCCGCGCCTTCCACGACCACGTGGACCGGCAGACGGAAGAGGAGGGGCCGCTCGACATCGAGAGCGGGCCGCCGCCCATCGTGGTGGTGCCGCTCAAGCGGCTGGACCGCGTGGCGCGCAAGGCGCTGGGCTTCGCCGTCACCATCTCGCACGAGGTGCTGGCGGTGCACATGCTCACCAACGAGCACGGCGTGGAGAAGCTGTCCGAGCGGTGGGCCGAGTGGATCGAGTGCCCCCTGCGCGAGGCGGGGCTGCCCGTGCCGCGGCTGGTGGAGGTGCCGTCCAGCTACCGCGAGGTGACGGGCCCGCTGCTGGACTACGTGCGGCAGCTGGCCCGCTCCAACGAGGGGCGCTACGTGGCCGTCATCATTCCGGAGACGGTGGAGCGCAAGTGGTATCACCTTCTCCTCCACAGCCACCGCGCCACCGTCCTCAAGGGCCTGCTCTTCTTGCGCGGCGGCCCGCAGGTCATCGTCATCAACACCCCCTGGTATCTCACCCGCACCTGAGCGGCCGGTCTCCACACATCGCACGCGAGAGCCGGCCGGGATCGGTACGTCCGTCGTCTGACGACGATACTGAATCCGCGGACGGAGCTTGTGCCGACGGAGCGAATCCCTCGGCCTGCTGATAATTCCGCTAACGCAAACGATCATACGAAATCCGGGAGAATCGGTGCGGCCAGCATCGCCCTGGCGGCTAAAGCCGCGGGCTACGACGGCGCGAAGCCCACCGGCGTGGGCTGCTACCGATGGTCCGAACCGCTTCGGCGAGACTCCGCGAAAGAAAGTCGATCTACCCGGATCCGGATCACCGATTGCGCTGGATCCGAGCGCATCAGCGTGCGGAAGCGTCTGGGCGCGTCTGCGCCCGGCGCTCCGCCGAACGCGCAGCTCGCTGCCTCTCCGGCGACCTCGGCCGATCGTTCTTCCGACATCCCCCGATCATCCTCGTCGGACAGCCGGCGAACCGCCGCTCGCCCGTCGCCCGCGTGCAACAGGCGGCGGAGTTTCGGGCGCGCTGAGACGGCGGGCCGAAGGATCATCTTCTAAGATCCTCACCTGGTCGCGCCCACGGACGACGGGCGCCGGATGATCCGCCGGAAGCTCGCCCGATGCGCATCTCCCCGGGCCGCCAATGCCCGCGCGAGATGCAGAGTCCGGCGCTCCAGACAGATAGGCGGCGCCGCGGGAGAGAGGCGAAAGTGGACGGATGGTCGGGGGCGGCACACCACTGACGAAGGGGTCCCCGGGTGTCTCTCAGATGGCACGCCCGTTGCTTTGGAGCCCGGCCGAATCCCGGGCCGAATCTGGGAAAAACCTTCGCAGCAGCGTGGTTTTTCAGGTCGTCCGGGTCTCTTCCACACGCCCACATGCTCAGCCATCCACCACCCGACGAGGCGCCCGACGCAGCCGCTCTCCGCGGCCGCATCTTCACCGACCTCGACCAACTCGCATTCGCCCTGGAGATGGAAGCCGCAGAGCTCGTGGAGGCGGGCCGCGACGACGACGCGGTGCGCTGCCAGGAGCGCCGCCTGGGCGTGCGCCTGGCGCAGCGCCTGGTCACCGGCATATGGGCCGACGAGGTGAACGGGCGGATGCAGGCGTGGGGCGACGAATACCTGACCCGGTTCTCGGCGGAGGCGGCATGACGGTGCTGGACGTGGAGGCGAAGGTACGCGAGCTGGGCCCCTGGTTCCACGACCTTGAGATCGGCGGGGTGCGCACGGCGCCGGACCACCCGCTGGGCAACTTCCTGCGCGACCTGTGGGCACAGGTGGAGCCCGCATTCCCGCGCGACATGACGGGGAAGACGGTGCTGGACATCGGCTGCAACGCGGGCTTCTACTCGCACCAGCTGCACGCGCGCGGCGCGCAGGTCACCGCCATCGACCACGACCCGCGCTATCTCGCCCAGGCGCGCTTCGCGGCCGAGGCCACGGGCGCCGACATCGAGTTCCACCAGCTCGACGTGTACCAGGTGGGCCGGCTGGAGCGGCAGTTCGACTACGTGCTGTTCATGGGCGTCTTCTACCACCTGCGCCACCCGCTGCTCGCGCTGGACAGGGTCGCGAAGCTGCCGCGCGAGCGCCTGGTGTTCCAGAGCATGCTGCGCGGAAGCAGGGAGCGGATGCCGCTGGAGAAGAACTACCCGATCGAGGAGACGGCCATCTTCGGCGACCCGCGCTACCCGGCGATGTACTTCATCGAGCACGAGTACGCGGGCGACTGGACCAACTGGTGGGTGCCCAACGAGGCGGGGATGGAGGCGATGCTGCGGTCGGCGGGGCTGCGGATCGACGCGCACCCCGCCCGCGAGGTCTACTTCTGCTCGCCCGCGCCGGAGACGTCGATGGCGGGGCCGGACGTGGCGTAGCGCCGGGCCATGCGCGCGGCGAAGTCGGCGAACTCGGCCGGGTCGCGCGGGGGGCTGGTGTGGTTGGGGCGGATGCCGCGGGCCGGCGGGGTGAAGCAGAGTGTGGCGCACACGTCGAAGGGGGCCAGCGCCTCCATCACCGTGTCGAACCACTCCTCGGAACCGTCGATGTCGCTCTCGTACCAGGAGAGCCCGGTGCGCACCTCGCGCACGCCCAGGCGGTGCAGCCAGTCGACCGCCAGGCGCAGGGTGCGCTCGTCGCGCCACTGGAACCACTGGCAGATGCCGAAGGCGGGGTCGAAGGCGGCGGCGGCCTTCTTGGGCACGCCGTTCCAGCGCAGCAGCCCGAAGTGGAAGTGGCGGAAGTACGAGGTGCCCTCGGCCTGCT
The Longimicrobiaceae bacterium DNA segment above includes these coding regions:
- a CDS encoding APC family permease yields the protein MGIRQILFGRRLRSDEQERQKIGPLAGIPVLGLDALASAAYGPEAALTVLLPLGAAASGHIAPISAVILVVLGLVFVSYRQTIPAYPQGGGSYTVASENLGMHAGLLAASALTIDYVLNVAVAISAGVGAIVSAIPVLLPYTLPLCLCILALLTLVNLRGVREAGLLFMVPTYLFVASLGVAIAWGVAKAFAAGGHPVPLARPAHPHAATAAAGAASLWLLLRAFSSGCTALTGVEAVSNGVPLFREPRAKNARRTLAGICGILALLLTGIAYLCHAYGITATTPAAAGYESVLSQLVAAVAGRGTFYYIALASVVTVLALSANTSFADFPRLCRVLAIDGFLPAGFSYLGRRLVYSRGIVLLSLLAAGLLTVFGGITDRLIPLFAVGAFLAFTLSQAGMVMHWRREGGPHARHSLVLNGAGALATGATLVVVAVSKFEEGAWITVLLLPALVLLFKSVRAFHDHVDRQTEEEGPLDIESGPPPIVVVPLKRLDRVARKALGFAVTISHEVLAVHMLTNEHGVEKLSERWAEWIECPLREAGLPVPRLVEVPSSYREVTGPLLDYVRQLARSNEGRYVAVIIPETVERKWYHLLLHSHRATVLKGLLFLRGGPQVIVINTPWYLTRT
- a CDS encoding TIGR04290 family methyltransferase, which codes for MTVLDVEAKVRELGPWFHDLEIGGVRTAPDHPLGNFLRDLWAQVEPAFPRDMTGKTVLDIGCNAGFYSHQLHARGAQVTAIDHDPRYLAQARFAAEATGADIEFHQLDVYQVGRLERQFDYVLFMGVFYHLRHPLLALDRVAKLPRERLVFQSMLRGSRERMPLEKNYPIEETAIFGDPRYPAMYFIEHEYAGDWTNWWVPNEAGMEAMLRSAGLRIDAHPAREVYFCSPAPETSMAGPDVA